In Sulfurimonas hongkongensis, the following proteins share a genomic window:
- a CDS encoding BatD family protein, producing the protein MRNLGKIILVLFLLKLSLDASVRASVDATSVELGEMVTYSLHLSSTNASRPVIQTLCGVNVISTSSQSSIEMINGKISRNNTFSYKFIPQKDCVIEPIEIEVDGVMHKSNAVEIKVTQGKANADADFVLSLQSSTKEVYVGEPFEVTLLFKQKLGAEAVDSKFEAPELKGFWIKSESQPQKVQKEGYIVTKVVYKMAAQRAGALTISKAQMSVASRSHARDSWGSWVPKIKWKTYYSNELNIDVKPLPSGVELVGNFSIKANVDKDEINANEALNLTLEVLGDGNLEDIKSFKPYIDSVNVFEEDISIDGNKLTQKIAFVAQDDFTIEPFTLKYFDPKTKEIKIIKTKRQKIKVNNSKPKEELVIKKESSEQVLVESGQSMSTLWALLVFVLGLILGLVIGIVKPWKILKKQKGLSLKDERVLLVKLLPYKYDEKVKKIIETIEQNIYSDTKIEIDKKLLREVVRKYITAS; encoded by the coding sequence ATGAGAAACCTTGGTAAGATAATTTTAGTTTTATTTCTTTTAAAACTTAGTTTAGATGCTAGTGTCAGAGCTAGTGTAGATGCTACAAGTGTGGAGCTTGGTGAGATGGTAACTTACTCTTTGCACCTAAGCTCAACCAATGCAAGCAGACCAGTCATACAAACACTTTGTGGTGTAAATGTAATCTCAACAAGTTCTCAAAGTTCCATAGAGATGATAAATGGTAAAATCTCAAGAAACAATACATTTAGCTACAAGTTTATACCGCAAAAAGATTGTGTTATAGAGCCTATTGAGATAGAAGTTGATGGAGTGATGCATAAAAGTAATGCAGTTGAGATAAAAGTGACACAAGGAAAGGCAAATGCTGATGCTGACTTTGTTTTGTCACTACAGAGCAGTACAAAAGAGGTTTATGTAGGAGAGCCCTTTGAAGTCACTCTTTTGTTTAAGCAAAAGTTAGGGGCTGAGGCAGTTGATAGTAAGTTTGAAGCACCAGAGTTAAAAGGTTTTTGGATAAAGAGCGAATCACAACCACAAAAAGTGCAAAAGGAAGGGTATATAGTCACAAAGGTAGTTTACAAGATGGCAGCTCAAAGAGCAGGAGCATTAACTATCTCAAAGGCACAGATGAGTGTAGCTTCAAGAAGTCATGCAAGAGATAGTTGGGGTTCGTGGGTACCAAAAATCAAGTGGAAAACATACTATTCAAACGAGTTGAACATAGATGTAAAGCCACTTCCTAGTGGTGTTGAACTTGTTGGTAACTTTAGCATTAAAGCAAATGTTGACAAAGATGAGATAAATGCAAATGAAGCACTAAATCTTACTTTAGAAGTCTTAGGAGATGGAAATCTAGAGGATATAAAAAGTTTTAAACCATATATAGATTCAGTTAATGTTTTTGAAGAAGATATCTCCATTGATGGCAATAAACTCACTCAAAAAATAGCTTTTGTAGCCCAAGATGACTTTACTATAGAACCATTTACCTTGAAATATTTTGACCCTAAAACAAAAGAGATAAAAATAATAAAAACTAAAAGACAAAAGATAAAAGTTAATAACTCAAAGCCAAAAGAAGAGCTAGTTATAAAAAAAGAGTCAAGTGAACAAGTCTTAGTGGAAAGTGGTCAAAGTATGTCAACTCTATGGGCACTACTTGTTTTTGTGCTAGGGTTGATCTTAGGACTTGTTATTGGGATAGTAAAACCATGGAAGATACTAAAAAAGCAAAAGGGCTTATCTCTAAAGGATGAGAGAGTACTTTTAGTAAAACTACTTCCATACAAATACGATGAAAAGGTTAAGAAAATCATAGAAACAATAGAGCAAAATATCTACTCAGATACAAAGATAGAGATAGATAAAAAGCTCTTAAGAGAGGTAGTTAGGAAGTATATTACAGCTTCATAA
- a CDS encoding c-type cytochrome, translating to MNIYSLMSRIFAGIALVALLYGFIIPSVGFNGTLERIKDNKVEDIPSYVYPLWNFYQKDRYISVNTQKEARANLKKMIEISEEIGVPSLPVWNFSLEAPNYPKKAFPYGLPVYIHFDGLSGEVHEMNTINHYVGMAPMERGGIYESTLAPYALILLGMIFMFFITYNNKFVNRLMIIPVLLPFIFLGIYAYWLYWFGHNLHEGAITIEPFTPVILGDGKVAQFTTHAYPVIGFWVLVAISILSLIAWWLKSKSLKKQPFKKTTILQHSIFIATLLIGIGTGAYVLKTDIEVDTLAKVSSLIDATKVTIPITIEEQEPTKEEKEVIEQKRENERKEQELKIKTLEKRAGSAGKFKVSSMYKSNCAPCHGASGEGSMGSKLIGLSKEELLRKSLEYKANEEEMHIAVFGYLSDEELEKLAEEIATFGDQ from the coding sequence GTGAATATCTACTCTTTGATGTCAAGAATCTTTGCCGGCATTGCCTTAGTCGCTTTGTTGTATGGCTTTATCATTCCTTCTGTTGGTTTCAATGGAACCTTAGAGCGCATCAAAGATAACAAAGTTGAGGATATACCGTCATATGTTTATCCGCTTTGGAATTTCTATCAAAAAGATAGATATATTAGTGTCAATACTCAAAAAGAAGCAAGAGCTAACTTAAAAAAAATGATTGAAATATCTGAAGAGATAGGAGTCCCATCACTGCCGGTATGGAATTTTTCTTTAGAAGCACCTAATTATCCTAAAAAAGCTTTTCCTTATGGACTTCCTGTATATATTCATTTTGATGGTTTAAGTGGAGAGGTTCATGAAATGAACACTATTAACCATTATGTAGGAATGGCCCCTATGGAAAGAGGAGGGATATACGAAAGTACCCTTGCTCCTTACGCGCTTATTCTCTTGGGGATGATTTTTATGTTTTTTATCACTTATAACAATAAATTTGTCAACCGACTTATGATTATTCCTGTGCTTTTACCTTTTATTTTTTTAGGAATCTATGCCTATTGGCTCTATTGGTTTGGACATAACCTCCATGAGGGAGCTATTACGATTGAACCGTTTACTCCAGTTATTTTAGGAGATGGCAAAGTAGCACAATTTACTACGCACGCCTATCCTGTTATTGGTTTTTGGGTATTAGTAGCTATTAGTATTTTGTCCCTGATAGCGTGGTGGCTAAAATCAAAATCGTTAAAAAAACAACCGTTTAAGAAAACAACAATTTTGCAGCACTCTATTTTCATAGCTACTTTACTGATAGGTATAGGTACAGGTGCATATGTTTTAAAAACAGATATAGAAGTAGATACATTGGCAAAAGTATCTAGTCTAATAGATGCTACAAAAGTTACAATACCAATAACTATAGAAGAACAAGAGCCCACAAAAGAAGAAAAAGAAGTGATTGAACAAAAGAGAGAAAATGAGAGAAAAGAACAAGAGTTAAAGATAAAAACTTTAGAAAAAAGAGCTGGATCTGCTGGAAAATTTAAAGTAAGTTCAATGTATAAAAGTAATTGTGCCCCATGTCATGGAGCTAGTGGAGAGGGGAGTATGGGAAGTAAACTTATTGGTTTAAGCAAAGAGGAGTTGCTAAGAAAATCACTTGAATATAAAGCAAATGAAGAAGAGATGCATATAGCTGTCTTTGGATATTTATCAGATGAGGAATTGGAAAAACTTGCTGAAGAGATAGCCACTTTTGGAGATCAATAA
- the nosZ gene encoding Sec-dependent nitrous-oxide reductase yields the protein MKRYLQTTSSVVLGLFLMTQTLVAQSEFKKVMKKRGLTEKDALAALKVYNPSGKLDEYYAFVSGGQSGQVLVYGIPSMRILKYIGVFTPEPWQGYGFDTDSKKVLRQGNVRGREINWGDTHHPALSETDGKYDGKHLFINDKANARIAVIDLEYFETSQIVVNPIFKSSHGGAFVTPNTEYILESCQYPAPFTNDYYPMEAYEDVYRGGVTFWKFNREKGKILKEESFTLEFPPYMQDLTDVGKGISDGWAFTNSFNSELYTGGIEKGLPPFEAGCSRNDTDFLHVYNWKKLAKLAKDKKNVKVINGHKIIPIEVAVKNNALFLIPENKSPHGLDVSPDGQLIIVSGKLDTHASVFDFKKILNQIKNKEYIGRDTYGIPILDMKKSLHGQLELGLGHLHNSFGKEDGIVYSSLYVDSQIVKWDYKKLKLIDRVNVHYNVGHIEAMEGKSADPQGEYLISLNKLSIDRFLPVGPLHPQNNQLIEIGAKKMELLYDMPVPLGEPHQAASIRASKIHTKVRYNIGTNSKTGKPHIGKTLAGEERIERKGNHVYVYSTMVRSHINPEHITVNKGDKVTMYITNVERAQDETHGFTIDHHDIHVSTEPGRTVQIDFVADIEGVFPYYCTEFCSALHIEMLGYLLVKDPNKNYDWIQKTKIKGLSIEELQKQYRKITANNEATNNVIESLFIFFEDKEYTKYSTVKNLVDDAKDQYSKIALEKEKAIKAYNEKNFENAILFENMIWQYMIKTADSAIRAKDLLVAHLATPKSEKAKKGEEAFREGGCSGCHVIGRVSSGPDLIGVLKRHRNAEQWVAEYIKNPTSKFHEPYMKRMIEFFNLKMPNQNMKDQEIKDIIEYFKWIDENADLF from the coding sequence ATGAAAAGATATTTACAAACAACTTCTAGCGTAGTTTTGGGGCTGTTTTTAATGACGCAAACTTTAGTAGCTCAGTCAGAATTTAAAAAGGTTATGAAAAAACGCGGATTGACTGAAAAAGATGCACTTGCTGCACTAAAAGTTTACAATCCTAGTGGCAAACTTGATGAATATTATGCATTTGTTAGTGGAGGGCAGTCAGGTCAAGTTTTAGTCTATGGTATTCCCTCTATGAGAATTCTAAAATATATCGGAGTTTTTACTCCAGAGCCATGGCAAGGGTATGGTTTTGATACTGATTCAAAAAAAGTTTTGAGACAAGGAAATGTTAGAGGAAGAGAGATAAATTGGGGAGATACACATCATCCTGCACTCTCTGAAACTGATGGTAAATATGATGGAAAACATCTCTTTATAAACGACAAGGCAAATGCCAGAATCGCTGTAATAGATTTAGAATACTTTGAAACTTCGCAAATTGTAGTAAATCCTATCTTTAAATCGAGCCACGGAGGTGCATTTGTCACTCCAAATACGGAGTATATACTTGAATCTTGCCAATATCCGGCTCCTTTTACAAATGACTACTATCCTATGGAAGCCTATGAAGATGTTTATCGAGGTGGAGTAACATTTTGGAAGTTCAACAGAGAGAAAGGGAAGATTTTAAAAGAAGAATCTTTTACTCTTGAATTTCCTCCCTATATGCAAGATTTGACAGATGTAGGCAAGGGTATTTCGGATGGTTGGGCATTTACAAACTCTTTTAACTCAGAACTTTATACGGGAGGAATAGAAAAAGGTCTGCCTCCGTTTGAAGCTGGATGTAGTCGAAATGACACGGATTTTTTACATGTGTATAACTGGAAGAAATTGGCCAAACTTGCAAAAGATAAAAAAAATGTTAAAGTAATCAATGGACACAAAATAATACCTATAGAAGTAGCTGTTAAAAATAATGCACTCTTCTTAATACCTGAAAATAAATCTCCTCACGGACTCGATGTAAGTCCAGATGGTCAACTTATTATTGTCTCTGGTAAGCTAGATACTCATGCATCTGTATTTGATTTTAAGAAAATTTTAAATCAAATAAAAAACAAAGAGTATATTGGAAGAGATACTTATGGTATACCAATATTGGATATGAAAAAATCTTTGCATGGACAGTTGGAGCTTGGGCTTGGGCATCTACATAACTCTTTTGGTAAAGAAGATGGCATAGTCTATAGTTCTTTATATGTAGATTCACAAATTGTAAAGTGGGATTATAAAAAACTCAAACTTATTGATAGAGTAAATGTGCACTATAATGTTGGGCATATTGAAGCTATGGAGGGAAAATCTGCAGACCCTCAGGGAGAATACCTTATATCTCTTAATAAACTTTCTATTGATAGATTCTTACCCGTAGGACCATTACATCCGCAAAACAATCAACTTATAGAAATTGGTGCAAAGAAGATGGAACTTCTTTATGATATGCCTGTTCCACTTGGAGAACCGCATCAAGCCGCTTCTATTCGTGCAAGTAAAATTCATACAAAAGTTAGATACAACATAGGAACCAATTCAAAAACAGGAAAACCTCATATTGGAAAAACGCTTGCTGGAGAAGAGCGGATTGAGAGAAAAGGAAACCATGTATATGTTTACTCTACTATGGTTCGTTCACATATTAATCCTGAGCACATAACGGTCAATAAAGGTGATAAAGTTACTATGTATATAACCAATGTTGAAAGGGCTCAGGATGAGACACATGGATTTACAATTGACCATCATGATATACATGTTTCTACAGAACCAGGCAGGACAGTCCAGATAGATTTTGTGGCAGACATTGAAGGAGTTTTTCCTTACTATTGTACAGAATTTTGTTCTGCTTTACACATAGAGATGCTGGGATATCTTCTAGTTAAAGATCCAAATAAAAACTATGATTGGATACAAAAAACTAAAATAAAAGGCTTGTCTATAGAAGAGTTGCAAAAACAATACCGAAAAATTACAGCCAACAATGAGGCGACTAATAATGTTATTGAATCACTCTTCATTTTTTTTGAAGATAAAGAATATACAAAGTATTCTACGGTTAAAAATCTAGTAGACGATGCAAAAGACCAATATTCAAAAATTGCTCTTGAAAAAGAAAAAGCAATAAAAGCATACAACGAGAAAAATTTTGAAAATGCAATTCTTTTTGAAAATATGATCTGGCAATATATGATTAAAACTGCCGATTCTGCTATTAGGGCTAAAGATCTTCTTGTAGCCCATTTGGCTACACCTAAATCGGAAAAAGCTAAAAAAGGAGAAGAAGCCTTTCGTGAAGGAGGATGCTCGGGATGCCATGTTATTGGAAGAGTCAGTTCTGGTCCAGATTTAATAGGTGTTCTTAAACGACATAGAAACGCAGAACAATGGGTTGCGGAGTATATTAAAAATCCTACAAGCAAGTTTCATGAACCGTATATGAAAAGAATGATAGAGTTTTTTAACCTAAAAATGCCCAATCAGAACATGAAAGATCAAGAGATAAAAGACATAATAGAGTATTTTAAATGGATAGATGAAAACGCTGATTTGTTTTAA